The Prionailurus viverrinus isolate Anna unplaced genomic scaffold, UM_Priviv_1.0 scaffold_40, whole genome shotgun sequence genome has a window encoding:
- the CTXND1 gene encoding cortexin domain-containing 1 protein: MEEPTPEPVFVDVDKGLTLACFVFLCLFLVVMIIRCAKVIMDPYSAIPTSTWEEQHLDD, translated from the coding sequence ATGGAGGAGCCCACGCCCGAGCCCGTCTTCGTGGACGTGGACAAAGGGCTGACCCTGGCCTGCTTcgttttcctctgcctcttcctcgtGGTCATGATCATTCGCTGCGCCAAGGTCATCATGGACCCGTACAGCGCTATCCCCACGTCCACCTGGGAGGAGCAGCACCTGGATGACTGA